The following coding sequences are from one Delphinus delphis chromosome 17, mDelDel1.2, whole genome shotgun sequence window:
- the PKIA gene encoding cAMP-dependent protein kinase inhibitor alpha → MTDVETTYADFIASGRTGRRNAIHDILVSSASGNSNELALKLAGLDINKTEGEEDAQRNSTEQSGEAQGEAAKSES, encoded by the exons ATGACTGATGTGGAAACTACATATGCAGATTTTATTGCTTCAGGAAGAACGGGTAGAAGAAATGCAATACATGATATCCTGGTTTCCTCTGCAAGTGGTAACAGCAATGAATTAGCCTTGAAATTAGCAGGTCTTGATATCAACAAGACAG AAGGTGAAGAAGATGCACAGCGAAATTCAACAGAACAAAGTGGGGAAGCCCAGGGAGAAGCAGCAAAATCTGAAagttaa